The Syntrophorhabdaceae bacterium genome includes the window CCCCCCGCCTGATGGTTATTCTGACAGTACCTATCTCGCATATATTAAAGACTCTGCCTATCTCTCCAGGGGCATGGCCTATTCAGGGGCGAACGACGGGATGCTCCACGCCTTTAAACTTGGTAAACTTGAGCAGAAATGGGATGGACAGGGAACGAATGAGATCGCGCGTCTCACCGGGAGTGATCTTGGAAAGGAGATGTGGGCCTTTATCCCAAAAAACTCATTGCCGTATCTGAAATACATGACGGCGACGGATTATTGTCACGTGTATACGATCGATAATCCAAGTTACCTCGTTGACGCAAGTGTCTACAGTGCATCCGGTACAAATCAGAACCCAACTTATGCAAAGAACAAGGAGAGCTGGAGAACCATTCTTATCGGAGGGATGGGACTTGGCGGCGCCTGCAGAAACCTCGGGGATTCCTGTACGGACTGCGTAAAAACCCCTGTTACCGACCTTGGCTATTCCTCATATTTTGCCCTTGATGTAACTGATCCAAGCAGTCCTCAACTCCTCTGGGAATTCTCCAATCCTGCCCTGGGTTTTTCCACCTCAGGACCTGCTGTTTTGAGGATAGGTGACGCAGCAAACAACGGTAAATGGTTCGTGGTTTTTGCCTCAGGGCCAACCGGAGGAATAAACACCCTATGGAATCAATTTATGGGGAAATCGGACCAGAACCTGAAGCTCTTTGTACTTGACATGTATAACGGGAGTCTTTTGAAGACCATCGATACGGGTATAGCGTATGCTTTCGGCGGTTCTCTCTATAACAGCATGCTCGATGTAAACAGGGGAGATAGGTTTTCAACCAACCGGTACAGTGACGATGTTTTTTACCTGGGTTACACCAAGAAAGACACTGCAACAGGTACCTGGACCAAGGGAGGCGTTCTGAGGGTATACACAAACAAAGATCTTCTTCCCGACAACTGGACAACAAGTTCGGTTGTTGAAGATATCGGACCTGTTACTACTACAATATCGAAGCTGCAGGACAGGACACGGCAGAACCTTTGGTTATATTTTGGCACAGGGAGATTTTATTACAAGAATAATTTTGGAACCGACATTGATGACGCAGATGGGCAGAGGACGATTTATGGTGTTAAAGAGCCATGTTATACGACATACAACACGATGAACACGAGTTGTTTTACTCCGGTCAACCAGAGCAACCTTACAGATCAGACTTCATCACCCCAGGCCAGTCTTCCAAGCGGGTCGAGCGGCTGGTTCATTAACCTCGATGCTACTGATGCAACATACAAGGCTGAAAGGGTTATTACCGACCCTCTGGCAATCTTCAGCGGGGTAACATTTTTTACAACCTTCAAGCCGTCTTCAGATCCCTGCGAACTGGGAGGCAACACCCAGATATGGGCTGTGAACTATAGTACGGGCGGTGCGGCATCATCATCTGCATTGAACGGAAAGGCAATCTTTCAGGTGTCAACGGGAGAAATCAAAGAACTCAGCCTTGGCAGTGTATTCAGTCAAAAAGATAGCAGGCGGACAACGGGCATGCAAGGCGTACCGCCGAGAGGGCAGGGGTTGTCGGTTCTTATAGGCCCAAGACCTTTAAAGAAGATTTTACATATACAGGAAAAATGAAAAAGAACGGATTTACATTAGTTGAATTGTTGGCAGTTATTGCAATCGTCGGGATTCTTTCCGGTATTGCCGTTGGCAACCTAAGGGGACTGGCAAGCAAGTATCAACTGGAAAATCAGGTGAGAGAGATGTATGCGGATTTGATGAGTGCGCGGATGATGGCAATGAATAAAAACAGGGCTGTTTTTGTAAATCTTGCCGTAACAGGTCAATGCACGCTATATGAAGACGTAAATAATGACGGCACCTTGAATACGGCATCAGATACGCAGATAGTGAGGCAGAAACCGCAAGCCTATTCTTTTTTTGGAACAACGGTGAGCAACAGGGCAATGACGTGGAACGGAAGTAACCCCATTGAATTCAATTCCAGGGGCCTTGCAAACACCCAGGGTACTATTTGCGTCTATTCGACGGTTAACCCGTCATATGATTGTGTTACAATCTCAACTACGAGGATTATCCTCGGAAAATTAACCGTTCAGGGGACATGTAATGCAGCGAATTGCGTTGCGAAATAACAAAGGCTTCACGATTATCGAGGTATTGGTCGCAGTTTGTATCCTTACCATAAGCATGCTTGCCATCCTTGAAGCCGTTGTTATAGCAATAGAGCACAATATGAACAACGTTTCCCGTGATGAATCTGTAAGGATCGCGGAGACGAAGATGAACGAGTTAAGAAATAGCGATTTCACTACTCTGGCGAATGGGAATTCAAGCGTTTCCCGAAATATCAGGAATCTCACAAGGACTTTTAATGTTCAATGGATAGTGAGCAACCTTTCGTCGAACAGCATCGCGGTGCAGGTTATTGTGAACTGGAGCCATAAAGGGATACAGCACTCACACAGCATATCCTCGGTGATAAGCAGGTGATGTTTAAGATGCCGAAGAAGATTACCTTCATACAGAACAGACAAGGCGGTTATAGTTTGATAGAACTGCTTATAGTTGTTACGTTGCTTGCGATTGTTGTCATTATGAGCAGTGATACCTTCACTATCGCCATAAAACAATCGGGCCAGCAGACGAAGATCGTTGAAGCGCAGGTGGAAGGGATTATTGGCCTCGAGTTGTTGAGGTATGATATAGAACATGCAGGGTATGGGTTGCCATGGGCCTTCCAGAACGCCATTAATTATAACGAGGCTTCAACGTCACCGGCTACCAATTACAATGACTCGTCGTCTAATGTACCGCGGGCAATTGCCTTTGGAAACGATGTTGGCTTCAATCTTTCCGACTACCTCGTTATTAAATCTACTGCGGCTTCTATAAACAGCGCTGCTCAAAAGTGGACATATATTATAACCGGGAGCCAGGCAAAGAGATGGTCTTACGACGGCACAACGTATCCCGCCACTATTAACCTGGAGAACGGAAACAAGGTAATCGTTATCAAGCCGAGGTTTGATTCTACCAGCGTACCGACCCTTGTGATGGACGGATCCGATTTTACCTGTACCTTCCACTCGACGAATTTCCCGTCTGAATTTGCACCGAGTGCCCCTGCAGAGAGATTTATGATATATGGGATGACTGATTCAGCCAGTGTCACATCTCTGCGTATGCCTTTTAACAGGACCGACTATTACATCAAAAGGCCTGCCGATATTCCTACCCATTGTGCACCGGGGACGGGAATTTTATATAAAGGGGTTATAAACCATGGTGATGGTGCCCTGACAGAACTGCCTGTAATAGATTGTGTGGCAGACATGCAGGTGATCTTCAGGCTTGATGCGAACGGTGACGGTACTATCGATTCACAGATAAATAATCTTTCCGCCTTAACCGCTCAACAGATACGGGAACAGATCAAAGAGGTCAGGGTCTATATTCTTGCCCAGGAAGGTCAGCAGGATACAGGATACAGTCATTCGACTCAGATCGTTACTATGGGAGAGTTTGGTCTCGGAAGAAACTTTGACCTTGCCACATATATTGGGACAGGATGGAACAGGTACAGATGGAAGACATATACACTTACCGTGCGACCAAAAGACCTGTCTTAGGGAGGAAATCGTGGCGAAGCAGGACCCTAGTGTACGGGGTATAGCACTCCTGATGGTACTTGCAATCATTGTAATGTCATCCGCAATGATTGCAGTGATCGTCTTTTTTGTGATGAGAGGAACGGAATATACCGGCCTGCAAAAGAGATATTCTACCTCCAAAGAAGCGTCATTCGGGGCAATTGATGTATTGACAAAAGAGATTATCCCTTTGGCAATCTCAGGGCAGAGCCTGTCTTCCGTGCTGACAACATTCAACGTCATTACAACCGCCAAAATTGAGCGGGGTTATGCTGATGAAGCTACAGCCAATTCATGTTTTTCAGATAAATTGACAAAGGTAACAGGACTATGGGGCGGTGCCTGTGATAACAAGATAGAACCAAAAACTAATCCTGATTTAAAATTTACCTTATCCGGTACGGGTGCGCAGCCCTACGACGTATATGTTAAAATAATCGATACGTCGGCAGGCAATACCAATATCAGCGGCGTTGTTCTCGAAGGTATGGGGACGGCAGAATCAGCAGGCGGCGTTATCACCACGCAGCACTTCCCATATCTTTATACCATTGAAGTGCAGGGCGAAAAACAGCAAAATCCATCTGAAAGGGCAAACCTCGAAGTGCTCTATGCCTACTAAAATAAGAAGAAGAATAAAGGTCGTTCCTCCCCCAAAGAAGAAGCTTTTCGATGCTAAATCGATAGTTTTTATAATAGTCTTTTTAGCGGCCTTAATTTCATACATTGTATATTCCGGTTCAGGAAAGAAGGAATCCCCTGTGGTCGAAACAAGCCAGGGAACTGCCGGAAAAACAGAATCCACGGGAACGCAGACCTTCGAAGCAAAAACGAATGTGCCGTCGATCACGAAGGCAAAATTGCAGGTTGAATCTGTTGACAATAAAGACAACCTGAAAATCATTGCCGAAGGGAACATGATAGGCAATGCGCCGGTTTCCTTCAGGTACGCATGGACAAAAAACGGTCAACCCGTTGAAGGCGGTGGTAATAGCATCAGCGGGTTTAAAAGAGGAGACAAGATCGGCGTAAAGATCACCCCTTACGTCGGAGAGATGCTCGGGCAGCCGAGGACATTAACGACTGAAATAAAGAACTCAACCCCTAAAGTAACGGAAGACAAACAGGTGGTGTTCGAAGGAAACATCATGAAATACCAGGTCAAGGCAACTGACCCTGACGGAGATAAGCTGACGTACGCTTTAATGGATGCCCCCCAGGGTATGACGATAGACAGCGCTACAGGCCTTGTCCAGTGGCCGGTAAAGGATGATTTTTCCGGCAAGGTAAGCTTCAAGGTAAAGATATCCGACGGGAACGGGGGAGAGATCATCTATGGTTTGAGCGCCAACGTGGAGAAACCCCCTGAGAAGCCAGCCGCAAAGACAACCCCCGCAAAGAAATAAGGTTGCCAAGCAGCACGTCACGGAGTACAATTGGGATGAATGGCAGCGTTAGAGAAGCTTTTTTCAATAATCGTATTTTTCCTCATCCCTTTTCTCGGCAATAACCACCTTTCACTTTTTTACATCAATATCGACAAATTCTGGATTGAAACATCTTTTATCATCGTGTTGATCGCTACGGTTTTTCTGCAGTACGCCCGAGAGAGGGATACGCGCACGTCACTGCTTGTGTTCCTGATATTTTTCATCCCCTTCCTGGCGATGAACGCTGCGGGTCTTGCCTATACGTGGAGCCTCTTCTCCACGCTCCGGGAGATCAGCGTTCTTTTGCTGGCAGGGTGCTGTGTCACGGTGTATGCTTTCTCGGAGAAAAAGGAAGGATTATTGGAGGCGCTTGCGGCAGGAGCATTCGCTTCGTCGCTTTGCGCCATCATCCAGTTTGTCGTCCTGTTCCCGAACCTTTTTGAGATATTCAAGGGCGGCGTGTTCAGTGAGATCGTAAGGGGGCAGGCCATCCCGACCTCTTCTTTTTCATACCACAATACGCTGGGAGGGTATCTGGCGTGCGTACTTCCCGTTGCTCTCCATTACGGAGTTATAAGAAAAAAGATTCCTTACGTCGTGATGTCGGCAGTCATCATTACCGGGATCATCCTTACGACGTCCCGGATAGCAATGGCTATCGCCGCCATTGAGATGCTTCTCTACATTTCGATGACGGTGACCGAAAAGGATCTGAAGGGTTTCTTTTCAGGATTGGGAATACTGGTCCTTGCCGGCGCATGTCTCTACGGGCTTTTCTTTGCAGGTCAGAAAGGCGTGCAGGCCGGCGTGAGGGCAGAACTGGAAAAGAAGTCAAAGATCACCCAGGCGCAGATCACCACGCTGAACACGCGGACGGAGATATGGAGAAACGGGATCAGCGCCTTCAAGGAAAGGCCTTTTGCCGGCTACGGCCCCGGGACATTTGAATACGCGTACAGGAGGTCGTTCGACGGCGGCGTATACACGCAGTATTCTCACAGCGTTGTAACGAAGATACTTGTTGAGCTCGGCCTGATCGGTCTGCTGTGCGCTCTATGGTATATGGCCGGCGTCCTCTACGGGATATCGAGATCGGCAAAGACGCAGCAGGGCATCTTTGCGCATGTCGCGTTGGGTGCGATCATCCTTTTTGGCGCTGTCGATTTTGCCTTTGACATCCCTGCCTTTGTCATAACCTTTTTTGTTTTTTCCTTCACCATGTTGCCAGGGTCGGTGGAGAGTTCGACGAGGACAGGCTTTAAGCATGTCCTCGCCTGCGCTGTCCTTGTGTTGCTGATAAGCTGCCTGTTCTTTACTGTGAGAGCAAACCTGTCAAAAAAATCGATCGATAACGGCGCAATATACCTCCAGGGTGGTTTTATAAAGGACGCATATTACGCATATATGGATTCCATTCACGAGATGCCTTTCGACAACGAGGGACGCATAAAGGCAATAAACGTACTGAACAATGTATTTCCGAACGAGAAGGACGCAGAAAGAAAAGGGATATTCAAACGCATGCTTCAGGGCAATCTTATGATGGTCGAGCAGTCGAGAGACAAAGACTCGGAGCTTTTTTTAGTGACCGGGACAGCATATGCATTGCTCGGCGACAAAAAGAAGGCAGAGGAATATTTGCTCAATGCCTATTCATACTATCCATCGTCGGCATATTACATTTATCAGATAACAAATTATTACATGTCCCTTGGCGACTTACAAAGGGCGCTCCTCTGGACGCACAGGATCGACCCCTATTTAAACAAGTATGCAGCATCCAGAAACCCCAGTGGCTTATATGTTTACAAGATAAGAGATATTGAAGCCGAGATCTACTTCAAGCAAGGCAACGCAACTCGTGCGTTCTCTGTAGCGCAGGCAAACCTTAAAGACGCACAAAGTGAAAAATATACCATCACGAGCGCCAAAGCGCGAGAGACGGTATCAAAAGAATCGTTGGTCAAATACCTTCAAGACAAGGCAGATCGGGGACGTTGGTAACTTTTGTAACTTCCATGACCTCCTTTCCGTTCGCCTTATGTCCTTTACAAAGGTCCGGCAAGCATTTTTCGAAGCTTTCTGTAAAGGGCCCTGACCATTATTGCCCAGACATGGCTGTTAAAAGGATTAAACAGAGCCGATAGAAAGGCGAATTTGAAGGACTCCCTGTTGTTGCCCAGGGAAAAAGATTCTCTGCTCCTTAAGAAATAATACGTTGCTATTGACATGTTTTTCTTTCTCACCATTTCGACCTGCCTGCGCAGATAGTCCGTATCCCTGTATCTTTCCGTAAGAGAAGATCCGTGGAGCCTGAAGAAATAGAGATCTTCGTCGATCTTTTCCATAGAAAATCTTTTTCTTACCCTCAGCCAATAATCGTAGTCCTCGGCTAAAGAGCAATTCCGGTCGTAATCGCCCACAACCTCGTAAACCCTTCTCCTGTATAAAAAGCAGGGGCCTATGCAGTTGGACGAATCCAGCTCGCCTGGTACTCCTGTCCGGATCGATTCACCAAGGCGGCCATCGTTGTCGATGAATGTATAATTGCAATAAACAAAATCTATAGCAGGGTTCTCGTCAAGCCTATCGCGCATCGCTTCGATGGCGCCTTGAGCATAATAATTGTCATCCGAAGTCCACGTCAGGTAATCTCCGGCAGCGACCCTGAACCCTTCGTTCAATGCGCCGGGAAGGCCCAGGTTGCTCTCATTTCTGATAAGACGCATCCTCTCATCGTTAAAACGGCCGGTGATGCGTGAAACATCTTCAGTGGAACAATCGTCCACAATGATAAGCTCGATATCCTTGCATGATTGATCCAGGCAGCTCGCGATGGATTCGTGCAGGAACCTTGTGCCGTTATATGTCGGCAGGACTATCGATATCTTCGGTGTCTTGTCCATATTATGTACGCGTCCCTTGCCAAACGATAAACAGACCGTCTGGTTCAGATCTTTCTCCATAGGTGATAAATTCCGACCGCACATCGCGGCAATGCCTGCCCAGCAATATCTCGATCTCATTCTGTTCGAACCATTGTTCCCACGCCTCGGTCTCAAGGGCACCCTTGCGCTGTATGTTCTTGTCCACGATCACGATGAGGCCCCCGGGTCTTACCACCCGGCAAAGCTCAGAGATAGCCGTTGATGGATCTATTGCGTGCTCAAGGGCTTCTACGCAGTAGGCACGATCGAAGGAGCTATCGCCGAAGGGCAGGTTCAGGAGGCTGCCCTGTTTGGTTTTGATCCCGGGCGGCACGTGGAGGAGCATTGTATCTGAGATGTCAACGCCGCAGATCCTGGCCGATGGATACCTCGCGAGCAGCGCCCGTGCAAAACGCCCCTTTCCGCAGCCGGCGTCAAGAACGCTCAGGCCCGAAAGATCGCCGAGGCCATTTAATACAGCCTGAAAACGCCCGTCGCTCTCCTCGATGGTGTCGGAGTAAAGGCGCACTTCGGCATCGAAAGCCGTACGGATGTGCCAGTAATAGGCGTCGAGGGCGAATTTGGCAGCCCAGCTGATCTCTTCGTCGGGGAAATAGTTTGCGCCGCGGCCGTAGCTGCCGAAGAACCCGCCCGAGCGGTTCTGTATGCGGCTTAGACAACCAAGCGCTTTTTCAGCAGGTTCGCGCTTGCCCAGTTTGTACCAGATGACGGCATATTGCGCTATGCCGGTGGAGCATGCCCAGCTTACGTCAGGGTAGGCCGGTATGGAACCGTCCTTTCTCTGCAGGCGCTCCACTTCGTCCATTCCGTCTGCTGCTGTGTCCGGATGACCGAGGTCCACAAGCGCTTCCAGCACATAGGCATGAAAGTGGGACAGGGTATTGAAGCGGGTAAGAGCCGGTTGAGCCAGGTAATATGCTGAGGCCCGTTCCACAGCCTCAATATAACGGGGCTCGTTGAAGAGCATGCCGGCATTGCGCAACGCTTCGAGCGTGTACAGGTGGATGTTCTCGCTCACCTCTTCTCCGCCGGGCAATATCCAGCTGCCCTTGTCGGGCGTGGTGACCCGTCCGTCAGGCTTGATCTGCGCGAGCATCCATTCGCATCCGCGACGGATCGCATCTTCAGCTTCGGGCAATCGGGGGAGGACTGCGAGAAGCCCTTTCAGGACCTGGCCGCTGTCAAAAGTATAGGATGTTTCCCCTGAAGGGTCCGACCAGGAGCCGTCTTTATTCTGGACGGATATCAACCAGCGTGCAAGCTGGAGAGCCAGTTCAAACTTACCAAAATTCAAAAGAGTGGGAATAACATATCCGGTCACCTCAGGATAGGGTTTTTTCAGAACGTTGGAGACAGGGATCCCGGCGCCGTTGATCGCGTTGCCGGCAATCCATTTCAGGCCGTCGTAGCACATCGGGACAGCAGGACGGAGAAGGCGTGGACCCGACAATGAGCAAAAGCGTTTTAGATATGCAAGGATCTTACCCATATTGCTTATGCCTCGCACGGAAGACGGCGACCTGCCGGAGGAGGGACAAGACCGTCCACCCGATTGAACGCAGCCTTGAATTAGCGATCCTGATAAACAGGCGATCAAAGAACGTCAAGCTCTGATTAGTGAACAGGATGATCGGCCTCTGGTAATCCTGCGATAAGGCAAGCAGGTAGCGCTTCGTATACCCTGCCGCGCTTTGAATATGATCCAGCTCGTGAGGCAACCCCCCCCGTTGGGGATAGTACCTGTCCTGAGTGGCAAATTCCGCCAGCAGGTATTTTGCGCTTAGCTCTTTTAACTCTCCGAGAAAGGCATCCTTTCTGTCGATGTGGTGATAAACAGAAAACATAGTAATGAAATTAATATTCTTCGATTCATCCCTGATGTTGTTTTCGCCACATATAAAAGCAGCAAACCTTGTCCTTGAGAGATCGTAGAGAAACGCCAGAATATTTGCTATATCGACGTATTTCTGAAAAGCTTCCAGCCCTAATGAGAAATTGACGAACGGGTAGCTGACTGCCTCAAAACAGAACACCCCCAGGTTGCTCCCCAGGTCTGCATGAGTGATCGTTCCTTCTTCCCGCGCGGACTTGCAGAGCAGGTATCCGAAGAACAGTTGCCTGAGGTCCCGCTTCGGACGCTGTCCTTCAACGCGGAAACCGGGAAAATCGAGTGATTGGTAGACTCGTGGATCAGGTTCCTGGAACTCATCCAGATTGTAGGGACAGGAATTATCGAAATTGGCATCCTTGATGAGCTCGGGCAGCTGCTTCCGGATCAAAGGCTTGAAAACCTTACGTAGCCTTTGGAGGCAGGTGAGGCCATTGATTGATCCCCCGGTCGGGGGAAACTCGCCGGTGCTGCCGAACTTGTTTGCGCCGATCACATCGAGAGAATCTTCAAAGGCTACGTCCTGGTGTAAAAATCTTGCCTCCTCGAAGTCGATCAGCACAGGCGTGTCGTTCCTGAAGCAAATATTCTGTTCGTGGACATCGGTGTGGACGATGTCCATGCCATAGAGCGTCCTGACCGCATCAACTATCTTGTGCCAGGCTCCGAGAAGTTGAGCGGCGGTCATGGTTTGCACGGCAGCGTGGAACGGCTCGAGCCATTCGAGGGCAAGGAACTGGATGGATCCCTCCTCGTCGAAGAACGCTGTACGCGCAAACAGCTCGCCTGACAGGAGGCGGAGAAAGTCATGCTCGTTCTGCAGGGAAGACCTGCGCGGGAAAGCAGGCTCGCTTTCCAGGCGGCTTTCGATATAGACGCTCCGGTGCTTTACTTTCAG containing:
- a CDS encoding GspH/FimT family pseudopilin, translating into MKKNGFTLVELLAVIAIVGILSGIAVGNLRGLASKYQLENQVREMYADLMSARMMAMNKNRAVFVNLAVTGQCTLYEDVNNDGTLNTASDTQIVRQKPQAYSFFGTTVSNRAMTWNGSNPIEFNSRGLANTQGTICVYSTVNPSYDCVTISTTRIILGKLTVQGTCNAANCVAK
- a CDS encoding prepilin-type N-terminal cleavage/methylation domain-containing protein, which gives rise to MQRIALRNNKGFTIIEVLVAVCILTISMLAILEAVVIAIEHNMNNVSRDESVRIAETKMNELRNSDFTTLANGNSSVSRNIRNLTRTFNVQWIVSNLSSNSIAVQVIVNWSHKGIQHSHSISSVISR
- a CDS encoding PilW family protein, translated to MPKKITFIQNRQGGYSLIELLIVVTLLAIVVIMSSDTFTIAIKQSGQQTKIVEAQVEGIIGLELLRYDIEHAGYGLPWAFQNAINYNEASTSPATNYNDSSSNVPRAIAFGNDVGFNLSDYLVIKSTAASINSAAQKWTYIITGSQAKRWSYDGTTYPATINLENGNKVIVIKPRFDSTSVPTLVMDGSDFTCTFHSTNFPSEFAPSAPAERFMIYGMTDSASVTSLRMPFNRTDYYIKRPADIPTHCAPGTGILYKGVINHGDGALTELPVIDCVADMQVIFRLDANGDGTIDSQINNLSALTAQQIREQIKEVRVYILAQEGQQDTGYSHSTQIVTMGEFGLGRNFDLATYIGTGWNRYRWKTYTLTVRPKDLS
- a CDS encoding Ig-like domain-containing protein: MPTKIRRRIKVVPPPKKKLFDAKSIVFIIVFLAALISYIVYSGSGKKESPVVETSQGTAGKTESTGTQTFEAKTNVPSITKAKLQVESVDNKDNLKIIAEGNMIGNAPVSFRYAWTKNGQPVEGGGNSISGFKRGDKIGVKITPYVGEMLGQPRTLTTEIKNSTPKVTEDKQVVFEGNIMKYQVKATDPDGDKLTYALMDAPQGMTIDSATGLVQWPVKDDFSGKVSFKVKISDGNGGEIIYGLSANVEKPPEKPAAKTTPAKK
- a CDS encoding O-antigen ligase family protein, yielding MAALEKLFSIIVFFLIPFLGNNHLSLFYINIDKFWIETSFIIVLIATVFLQYARERDTRTSLLVFLIFFIPFLAMNAAGLAYTWSLFSTLREISVLLLAGCCVTVYAFSEKKEGLLEALAAGAFASSLCAIIQFVVLFPNLFEIFKGGVFSEIVRGQAIPTSSFSYHNTLGGYLACVLPVALHYGVIRKKIPYVVMSAVIITGIILTTSRIAMAIAAIEMLLYISMTVTEKDLKGFFSGLGILVLAGACLYGLFFAGQKGVQAGVRAELEKKSKITQAQITTLNTRTEIWRNGISAFKERPFAGYGPGTFEYAYRRSFDGGVYTQYSHSVVTKILVELGLIGLLCALWYMAGVLYGISRSAKTQQGIFAHVALGAIILFGAVDFAFDIPAFVITFFVFSFTMLPGSVESSTRTGFKHVLACAVLVLLISCLFFTVRANLSKKSIDNGAIYLQGGFIKDAYYAYMDSIHEMPFDNEGRIKAINVLNNVFPNEKDAERKGIFKRMLQGNLMMVEQSRDKDSELFLVTGTAYALLGDKKKAEEYLLNAYSYYPSSAYYIYQITNYYMSLGDLQRALLWTHRIDPYLNKYAASRNPSGLYVYKIRDIEAEIYFKQGNATRAFSVAQANLKDAQSEKYTITSAKARETVSKESLVKYLQDKADRGRW
- a CDS encoding glycosyltransferase, which produces MDKTPKISIVLPTYNGTRFLHESIASCLDQSCKDIELIIVDDCSTEDVSRITGRFNDERMRLIRNESNLGLPGALNEGFRVAAGDYLTWTSDDNYYAQGAIEAMRDRLDENPAIDFVYCNYTFIDNDGRLGESIRTGVPGELDSSNCIGPCFLYRRRVYEVVGDYDRNCSLAEDYDYWLRVRKRFSMEKIDEDLYFFRLHGSSLTERYRDTDYLRRQVEMVRKKNMSIATYYFLRSRESFSLGNNRESFKFAFLSALFNPFNSHVWAIMVRALYRKLRKMLAGPL
- a CDS encoding methyltransferase domain-containing protein codes for the protein MGKILAYLKRFCSLSGPRLLRPAVPMCYDGLKWIAGNAINGAGIPVSNVLKKPYPEVTGYVIPTLLNFGKFELALQLARWLISVQNKDGSWSDPSGETSYTFDSGQVLKGLLAVLPRLPEAEDAIRRGCEWMLAQIKPDGRVTTPDKGSWILPGGEEVSENIHLYTLEALRNAGMLFNEPRYIEAVERASAYYLAQPALTRFNTLSHFHAYVLEALVDLGHPDTAADGMDEVERLQRKDGSIPAYPDVSWACSTGIAQYAVIWYKLGKREPAEKALGCLSRIQNRSGGFFGSYGRGANYFPDEEISWAAKFALDAYYWHIRTAFDAEVRLYSDTIEESDGRFQAVLNGLGDLSGLSVLDAGCGKGRFARALLARYPSARICGVDISDTMLLHVPPGIKTKQGSLLNLPFGDSSFDRAYCVEALEHAIDPSTAISELCRVVRPGGLIVIVDKNIQRKGALETEAWEQWFEQNEIEILLGRHCRDVRSEFITYGERSEPDGLFIVWQGTRT